In a genomic window of Gemmatimonadaceae bacterium:
- the mdh gene encoding malate dehydrogenase: MVNKITVVGAGNVGATTAQRIAEKSLGRTVVMVDVVDGIPQGKGLDQWESAPVEGFDTRVIGTNGYEETAGSDIVVITAGIARKPGMSRDDLLNTNAGIVKSVSEQIKATSPNAIVIVVSNPLDVMCYVAKQVTGFPRERVIGMAGVLDTARYRSFIAEALNVSVRDIQAMVLGGHGDTMVPLVSYTTISGIPIRQLMGEEQLAAIVQRARDGGAEIVKYLKTGSAYYAPSSGAVEMVEAIVHDRKRILPCAAWLEGEYGMHGHYLGVPCKLGKNGLEQILEIELTADEKAALQKSAAAVLEPMSVISL; the protein is encoded by the coding sequence ATGGTCAACAAGATCACGGTCGTTGGTGCTGGCAATGTCGGCGCCACGACGGCGCAGCGGATCGCCGAGAAGTCGCTCGGCCGCACGGTGGTGATGGTAGACGTCGTCGACGGCATCCCGCAGGGGAAAGGCCTCGACCAGTGGGAGTCGGCGCCCGTAGAAGGCTTCGACACGCGCGTCATCGGCACCAACGGCTACGAGGAAACGGCGGGCTCGGACATCGTCGTGATCACGGCCGGCATCGCGCGCAAGCCGGGCATGTCGCGCGACGACCTGCTCAACACGAACGCCGGCATCGTGAAGTCGGTGTCGGAGCAGATCAAGGCGACGTCGCCGAACGCGATCGTCATCGTGGTCTCGAATCCGCTCGACGTGATGTGCTACGTCGCGAAGCAGGTGACGGGCTTCCCGCGTGAGCGCGTGATCGGCATGGCCGGCGTGCTCGACACGGCGCGCTACCGCTCGTTCATCGCCGAGGCGCTGAACGTCTCGGTGCGCGATATTCAGGCGATGGTGCTCGGCGGGCATGGCGACACGATGGTGCCGCTCGTTTCGTACACCACGATCAGCGGCATCCCGATCCGTCAGCTGATGGGTGAGGAGCAGCTCGCCGCGATCGTGCAGCGCGCGCGCGATGGCGGCGCCGAAATCGTGAAGTACCTCAAGACCGGGTCGGCGTACTACGCGCCGTCGTCCGGCGCCGTGGAGATGGTGGAAGCCATCGTGCACGACCGCAAGCGCATCCTGCCGTGCGCGGCGTGGCTCGAGGGCGAGTATGGCATGCACGGCCATTACCTCGGCGTGCCGTGCAAGCTCGGCAAGAATGGCCTCGAGCAGATCCTCGAGATCGAACTCACCGCCGACGAGAAGGCGGCGCTTCAGAAGTCCGCGGCCGCGGTGCTGGAGCCCATGTCCGTCATCTCCCTCTGA
- a CDS encoding twin-arginine translocation signal domain-containing protein: protein MSSNDRRTFLSRLATLGAALGLGSTTAHAESVDRPQPGDEPWMKRLTGKQKVLFHSHMPTDGQAVRWGQTFLDTQKTTYGLSDAESTVVIGLNGRSIGWFFNDALWAKYPTIGEVMGAPGARNPQAATIAGLVSRGVICLACNNSIRASWQRFLSEAQKADQTLRNGFADEIKANLLPGVEVVPAMVVTLQQAQDRGCRYIYAGG from the coding sequence ATGAGCTCGAACGATCGTCGCACCTTTCTCTCGCGGCTCGCCACGCTCGGAGCTGCGCTCGGCCTTGGCAGCACGACCGCGCACGCGGAATCGGTTGATCGCCCGCAACCGGGTGACGAGCCCTGGATGAAGCGGCTCACCGGCAAGCAGAAGGTGCTCTTCCATTCGCACATGCCCACCGACGGGCAGGCGGTGCGGTGGGGGCAAACCTTCCTCGACACGCAGAAGACCACCTACGGTCTGAGCGACGCCGAGTCCACCGTCGTGATCGGGCTCAACGGCCGCTCCATCGGCTGGTTCTTCAACGATGCGCTCTGGGCCAAGTACCCCACGATCGGCGAAGTCATGGGCGCACCGGGGGCCAGGAATCCGCAGGCGGCCACCATCGCGGGGCTCGTTTCGCGCGGCGTCATCTGCCTCGCCTGCAACAACTCGATCCGCGCCTCGTGGCAGCGCTTTCTGAGCGAGGCTCAGAAGGCCGACCAGACGCTGCGCAACGGTTTCGCCGATGAGATCAAGGCGAATCTGCTGCCGGGGGTCGAGGTCGTCCCCGCGATGGTCGTCACGCTACAGCAGGCGCAGGACCGCGGCTGCCGGTACATCTACGCCGGCGGCTGA
- the nuoD gene encoding NADH dehydrogenase (quinone) subunit D, giving the protein MAHTPEPELDADHMLINIGPQHPATHGVLRLVLELDGETVVRCIPHIGYLHCGFEKIGEYRQYNQIIPWTDREDYLNSPGNNVAFVLGAERLFGVGMTERTKVLRVILCELSRIISHLVWLGTTSVDIGAFTPFLWLYQERENVYNLLEGWVGARLTTTATRVGGMAADIPDGWMDGLKAFVRNFPKTLEEAVRMLETNGIWAGRTVGLGALGPADAINAGLSGPMLRASGVPYDVRKDVPYLDYETYDFDVPVGTQGDVYDRFLVRVEEMRQSVRILEQAIQRLPDGPVNINDPRLILPPKHKATSEMESMIHHFKLVMEGPRPPVGECYVPVESPKGEKGYYFVSDGSSKPVRWRIRPPSFVNLSAIPKMVEGHLLSDVIAINASIDIVMGEIDR; this is encoded by the coding sequence ATGGCCCACACGCCCGAGCCTGAGCTCGACGCCGATCACATGCTCATCAACATCGGCCCGCAGCACCCGGCCACGCACGGCGTGCTGCGGTTGGTGCTCGAGCTCGATGGCGAAACCGTCGTACGCTGCATTCCGCACATCGGCTATCTGCACTGCGGCTTCGAAAAGATCGGCGAGTATCGCCAGTACAACCAGATCATTCCCTGGACGGATCGCGAAGACTATCTCAACTCGCCGGGGAACAACGTCGCGTTCGTGCTGGGCGCCGAACGGCTGTTCGGCGTCGGGATGACCGAGCGCACGAAGGTGCTGCGCGTCATCCTCTGCGAGCTCTCGCGCATCATCTCGCACCTCGTCTGGCTCGGGACCACGTCGGTCGACATCGGCGCGTTCACGCCCTTCCTCTGGTTGTATCAGGAACGCGAGAACGTGTACAACCTGCTCGAAGGGTGGGTCGGCGCACGGCTCACCACGACGGCCACGCGGGTGGGCGGCATGGCGGCCGACATCCCGGATGGCTGGATGGATGGGCTCAAGGCCTTCGTCCGCAACTTCCCCAAGACGCTGGAAGAAGCGGTGCGGATGCTCGAAACCAATGGCATCTGGGCCGGCCGTACGGTTGGCCTCGGTGCCCTCGGACCGGCCGACGCGATCAACGCCGGGCTGTCGGGCCCGATGCTGCGCGCCTCGGGCGTGCCGTACGATGTGCGCAAGGATGTCCCGTACCTCGACTACGAGACCTACGACTTTGACGTGCCCGTCGGCACGCAGGGCGATGTGTACGACCGCTTCCTCGTCCGGGTCGAGGAGATGCGGCAAAGCGTGCGCATTCTCGAGCAGGCCATCCAGCGGCTCCCCGATGGCCCGGTGAACATCAACGACCCGCGGCTCATCCTGCCGCCCAAGCACAAGGCGACGAGCGAGATGGAATCGATGATCCATCACTTCAAGCTCGTCATGGAAGGGCCGCGGCCGCCGGTGGGCGAGTGCTACGTGCCCGTCGAAAGCCCCAAGGGCGAGAAGGGCTACTACTTCGTCTCCGACGGCTCGTCCAAGCCGGTGCGGTGGCGCATCCGCCCGCCGTCGTTCGTGAACCTGAGCGCGATCCCGAAGATGGTGGAGGGACACCTCCTCTCCGACGTGATCGCCATCAACGCCAGCATTGATATCGTGATGGGAGAGATCGACCGGTGA
- a CDS encoding succinate dehydrogenase cytochrome b subunit, which yields MFGLTRFWQSTIGKKIVMAVTGIIGILFVIGHMAGNLQMFYPDAPLKMQHYAQLLRISMPALYAVRAVLLLSVILHAVAAYQLTMIANKARPEKYQVRKPQVTTLAAKTMRWGGVLLVVFIVFHILHMTLGTVHPQFVHLDPYNNLRTGLANPLVAGFYVLAVGFLGLHLYHGAWAVARTLGVARPSTQPLKRKLSVVIAIVVALGFMAVPVAAVLGLFPEASVPAVEAN from the coding sequence ATGTTCGGTCTCACTCGGTTCTGGCAGAGCACGATCGGCAAGAAGATCGTGATGGCCGTGACGGGGATCATCGGCATCCTCTTCGTCATCGGCCACATGGCGGGCAACCTCCAGATGTTCTATCCGGATGCCCCGCTCAAGATGCAGCACTACGCGCAGCTGCTGCGCATCAGCATGCCCGCGCTGTATGCCGTGCGCGCCGTGCTGCTGCTGAGCGTCATCCTGCACGCGGTCGCGGCGTATCAGCTCACGATGATTGCCAACAAGGCGCGCCCTGAGAAGTACCAGGTGCGCAAGCCGCAGGTCACCACGCTCGCGGCCAAGACGATGCGCTGGGGCGGCGTGCTCCTCGTGGTCTTCATCGTGTTTCACATCCTGCACATGACGCTGGGCACGGTGCACCCGCAGTTCGTGCATCTCGATCCGTACAACAACCTGCGGACCGGCCTCGCGAATCCGCTCGTGGCGGGCTTCTACGTCCTCGCCGTGGGCTTCCTCGGGCTGCACCTGTATCACGGCGCGTGGGCCGTGGCGCGCACGCTCGGTGTGGCGCGTCCGTCCACGCAGCCGCTCAAGCGCAAGCTCTCCGTGGTCATCGCGATCGTGGTGGCGCTCGGCTTCATGGCCGTGCCGGTCGCCGCGGTCCTTGGTCTCTTCCCCGAGGCCTCCGTTCCCGCCGTGGAGGCCAACTGA
- the dcd gene encoding dCTP deaminase — MGLCSDRWITRMAREHGMIEPFEDRQVRQGVISYGVSSYGYDMRVAREFRIFTNVLNSIVDPKNFDPKSFVEYEGDVCIVPPNSFALARTVEYFRIPRNVLTLTVGKSTYARCGIITNVTPFEPEWEGYVTLEISNTTPLPAKIYANEGIAQVVFFTGDEEPEVSYGDKKGKYQGQHGVTLPRI, encoded by the coding sequence ATGGGGCTCTGCTCAGATCGCTGGATCACGCGCATGGCGCGCGAACACGGCATGATCGAACCGTTCGAGGATCGCCAGGTGCGTCAGGGCGTGATTTCCTACGGCGTCAGCTCCTACGGCTACGACATGCGCGTGGCGCGGGAGTTCCGCATCTTCACGAACGTGCTGAACTCCATCGTCGATCCGAAGAACTTTGATCCGAAGAGCTTCGTGGAGTACGAAGGCGACGTGTGCATCGTGCCGCCGAACTCCTTCGCGCTGGCGCGCACCGTGGAGTACTTCCGCATTCCGCGCAACGTGCTCACGCTCACCGTGGGCAAGAGCACGTATGCCCGCTGCGGTATCATCACGAACGTCACGCCGTTCGAGCCGGAGTGGGAAGGCTACGTGACGCTCGAGATCTCCAACACCACGCCGTTGCCGGCCAAGATCTACGCCAATGAAGGCATCGCCCAAGTGGTGTTCTTTACCGGCGATGAAGAACCCGAAGTGAGCTACGGCGACAAGAAGGGCAAGTACCAGGGGCAGCACGGCGTCACGTTGCCGCGGATCTGA
- a CDS encoding NADH-quinone oxidoreductase subunit C has product MTVPVPAAATTPTPAAAAALTSASIIPPHTGGDENPSAAALRAQFGSAITRVEVIWGDTVVFVARESLHAVVRWLHDVEQYDYLVDVTAVEYRTPERPIEVVWHLRALARRRFLRLKVELPKRGPLSVASVIDIYSGADWLERECFDMFGVTFEGHPDLRRLLMWEGYREGHPLRKDFPLRGRFSRAEQLKQTLAAEPEARYSMNELSIAEAYDQLPADMKERLSHRGEAGHRSEGE; this is encoded by the coding sequence GTGACCGTTCCCGTACCGGCCGCCGCCACCACGCCGACCCCCGCAGCAGCGGCGGCGCTGACCTCCGCGAGCATCATCCCGCCGCACACCGGCGGTGACGAGAATCCCAGCGCGGCCGCTCTGCGCGCGCAGTTCGGCAGCGCCATCACGCGCGTCGAAGTCATCTGGGGCGATACGGTGGTCTTCGTGGCCCGGGAATCGCTGCATGCCGTCGTGCGCTGGCTGCACGACGTGGAGCAGTACGATTACCTCGTGGACGTGACGGCGGTGGAGTACCGCACGCCGGAGCGCCCGATCGAAGTCGTATGGCATCTGCGCGCACTGGCGCGCCGGCGCTTCCTGCGCCTCAAGGTCGAGCTCCCCAAGCGCGGCCCGCTCAGCGTGGCCAGCGTGATCGACATCTACAGTGGGGCCGATTGGCTCGAGCGCGAGTGCTTCGACATGTTCGGCGTCACGTTCGAGGGGCATCCCGATCTGCGCCGGCTCCTCATGTGGGAGGGGTACCGCGAAGGGCATCCGCTGCGGAAGGATTTCCCGCTGCGCGGGCGCTTTTCGCGCGCGGAGCAGCTCAAGCAGACCCTCGCCGCGGAACCGGAAGCGCGCTACTCGATGAACGAGTTGAGCATCGCCGAGGCGTACGATCAGCTGCCGGCGGACATGAAGGAGCGGCTGTCGCATCGCGGCGAAGCCGGCCATCGCTCGGAGGGTGAGTGA
- a CDS encoding NADH-quinone oxidoreductase subunit A: MLRSYLPVLLLLAFVLLNAVLILGIAHLTVKPQPTPVKTTQPYESGISPLGDARERFSVKFYLVAMLFIVFDIETVFMIPWGVQYRQLSCTVPLAGGACPAGQISFFGFGEMLVFALILLVGFIYVWKKGALSWD; this comes from the coding sequence ATGCTTCGCTCCTATCTGCCGGTCCTGTTGTTGCTGGCGTTTGTCCTGCTCAACGCGGTGCTCATCCTGGGCATCGCGCACCTCACGGTGAAACCGCAGCCCACGCCGGTCAAAACGACCCAGCCCTACGAATCGGGCATCAGCCCCCTGGGCGACGCGCGTGAGCGATTCTCGGTGAAGTTCTACCTGGTCGCCATGCTCTTCATCGTCTTCGATATCGAGACGGTGTTCATGATCCCCTGGGGCGTCCAGTACCGGCAGCTCTCCTGCACCGTCCCGCTCGCCGGCGGCGCCTGTCCGGCCGGACAGATCTCGTTCTTCGGCTTCGGGGAGATGCTCGTATTCGCGCTCATTCTCCTCGTTGGCTTCATCTACGTCTGGAAGAAGGGAGCCCTTTCGTGGGATTAA
- a CDS encoding succinate dehydrogenase/fumarate reductase iron-sulfur subunit: MKITLNVWRQPASSAPGKLETYDLDGVSADMSFLEMFDMLNEKLTLEGKEPVAFAHDCREGICGSCAMMINGQAHGPWKGAATCQLHMRAFKDGDIITVEPWRASPFPIVKDLVVNRGAFDRIIQAGGYVSVNTGGARDANEILIGKDVVEEAMDAAACIGCGACVAACPNASAALFTGAKITHLGLLPQGQPERDKRALGMVEQMDLEGFGHCTLTGECQEACPKEISIDVIKRMNRDYLAASARRQEPRAVAGSG; this comes from the coding sequence ATGAAGATCACGCTCAACGTGTGGCGTCAGCCGGCGAGCAGCGCGCCGGGCAAGCTCGAGACCTACGATCTGGATGGCGTCAGCGCCGACATGTCGTTCCTCGAGATGTTCGACATGCTGAACGAGAAGCTCACGCTCGAAGGGAAGGAGCCGGTCGCCTTTGCGCACGACTGCCGCGAAGGCATCTGTGGCTCCTGCGCCATGATGATCAACGGGCAGGCGCACGGGCCGTGGAAGGGCGCGGCCACCTGCCAGTTGCACATGCGCGCCTTCAAGGATGGCGACATCATCACGGTCGAACCGTGGCGCGCGTCGCCGTTCCCGATCGTCAAGGACCTCGTGGTGAATCGCGGGGCCTTCGACCGCATCATCCAGGCGGGCGGCTATGTGTCGGTGAACACCGGCGGCGCCCGCGACGCCAATGAGATCCTGATCGGCAAGGATGTCGTGGAAGAGGCGATGGATGCCGCCGCCTGCATCGGCTGCGGCGCCTGTGTGGCGGCGTGCCCGAATGCCTCGGCCGCCCTCTTCACCGGGGCCAAGATCACGCACCTCGGCCTCCTGCCGCAGGGCCAGCCGGAGCGGGACAAGCGCGCGCTCGGCATGGTCGAACAGATGGACCTCGAGGGCTTCGGCCACTGCACGCTCACCGGCGAGTGCCAGGAAGCCTGCCCGAAGGAGATCTCGATCGACGTGATCAAGCGCATGAACCGCGACTACCTCGCGGCGAGTGCGCGGCGGCAGGAACCGCGCGCGGTTGCCGGTTCGGGCTGA
- a CDS encoding fumarate reductase/succinate dehydrogenase flavoprotein subunit, with amino-acid sequence MLELNAKIPSGPLEQKWDQHKFSMKLVNPANKRKHHVIVVGAGLAGASAAATMAELGYQVSCFVYHDSPRRAHSIAAQGGINAAKNYQNDGDSVRRLFYDTIKGGDFRAREANVYRLAQVSVNIIDQCVAQGVPFAREYGGLLANRSFGGAQVSRTFYARGQTGQQLLIGAYQALERQIALKKVQMYTFEEMLDVVLVDGYARGIVSRNLLTGKISSHAADAVVLATGGYGNVFYLSTNAMYSNVTASWRAHKKGAAFANPCYTQIHPTCIPVHGEHQSKLTLMSESLRNDGRVWVPKARGDNRPPSQIPESERDYYLERKYPSFGNLAPRDISSRAAKEACDDGRGVGPGGLGVYLDFADAIKRLGKATIAERYGNLFDMYQRITDENPYEVPMRIYPAVHYTMGGLWVDYNLMSTIPGLHVAGEANFSDHGANRLGASALMQGLADGYFVLPYTIGDFLAGTKLAKVDNSHAEFRAAEEAIKAQTKQFLSIKGKRTVDSFHKELGKIMWEYCGMARDREGLTKAIGLIQSLKDEYRQNVNVPGSADSLNQALENAGRVADFIELGELMCRDALHREESCGGHFRTEYQDEGEAKRNDDEYAYVAAWEYAGEGKAPILNKEPLVYENVHLSTRSYK; translated from the coding sequence ATGCTCGAACTGAACGCCAAGATCCCCAGCGGTCCCCTCGAGCAGAAGTGGGACCAGCACAAGTTCTCGATGAAGCTGGTGAACCCCGCCAACAAGCGGAAACACCATGTCATCGTCGTCGGCGCCGGCCTGGCCGGTGCCTCGGCGGCCGCCACGATGGCCGAACTCGGCTATCAGGTGTCGTGCTTCGTCTACCACGATTCGCCGCGGCGCGCGCACTCGATCGCCGCGCAGGGCGGCATCAACGCCGCCAAGAATTATCAGAACGACGGCGACTCGGTCCGCCGCCTGTTCTACGACACGATCAAGGGCGGCGACTTCCGCGCCCGTGAGGCGAACGTGTATCGCCTCGCGCAGGTGTCGGTGAACATCATCGACCAGTGCGTGGCGCAGGGCGTGCCCTTCGCGCGCGAGTACGGCGGCCTGCTGGCGAACCGGTCGTTCGGCGGTGCGCAGGTGTCGCGCACGTTTTACGCGCGCGGCCAGACCGGGCAGCAGCTGCTCATTGGCGCCTATCAGGCGCTCGAGCGCCAGATCGCGCTCAAGAAGGTGCAGATGTACACCTTCGAGGAGATGCTCGATGTGGTGCTCGTGGACGGCTATGCGCGCGGCATTGTCTCGCGCAATCTGCTCACGGGCAAGATCTCGTCGCACGCGGCCGATGCCGTCGTGCTGGCGACCGGCGGGTACGGCAACGTGTTCTACCTGAGCACGAACGCCATGTACTCGAACGTCACGGCGTCGTGGCGCGCGCACAAGAAGGGCGCGGCGTTTGCGAACCCGTGCTACACGCAGATCCATCCGACGTGCATTCCGGTGCACGGCGAGCATCAGTCCAAGCTGACGCTCATGTCGGAGTCGCTCCGCAACGACGGGCGCGTGTGGGTGCCCAAGGCGCGCGGCGACAACCGGCCGCCGTCGCAGATCCCCGAGTCGGAGCGCGACTACTACCTCGAGCGCAAGTATCCGAGCTTCGGCAACCTCGCGCCGCGTGACATCTCGTCGCGTGCCGCCAAGGAAGCGTGCGACGATGGACGCGGCGTGGGCCCGGGTGGGCTCGGCGTGTATCTCGACTTTGCCGACGCCATCAAGCGCCTGGGCAAGGCGACCATCGCCGAGCGCTACGGCAACCTGTTCGACATGTATCAGCGCATTACGGACGAGAATCCGTACGAAGTGCCGATGCGCATCTACCCGGCCGTGCACTACACGATGGGCGGCCTCTGGGTGGACTACAACCTCATGAGCACCATCCCCGGTCTGCACGTTGCCGGTGAGGCGAACTTCTCCGATCACGGGGCGAACCGTCTGGGCGCCTCGGCGCTCATGCAGGGGCTCGCCGACGGCTACTTCGTGTTGCCGTACACGATCGGCGACTTCCTCGCGGGGACCAAGCTGGCCAAGGTCGACAATTCCCACGCCGAGTTCCGCGCTGCCGAAGAAGCGATCAAGGCGCAGACGAAGCAGTTCCTGAGCATCAAGGGGAAGCGCACGGTCGACAGCTTCCACAAGGAGCTGGGGAAGATCATGTGGGAGTACTGCGGCATGGCGCGCGACCGGGAGGGGCTCACGAAGGCCATCGGGCTGATCCAGTCGCTCAAGGACGAGTATCGCCAGAACGTGAACGTGCCGGGCAGTGCCGACTCGCTCAACCAGGCCCTCGAGAACGCCGGTCGCGTGGCCGACTTCATCGAGCTCGGTGAGCTCATGTGCCGCGACGCGCTGCATCGCGAAGAATCGTGCGGTGGCCACTTCCGCACCGAGTACCAGGACGAGGGCGAGGCCAAGCGCAACGACGACGAGTACGCGTATGTCGCCGCGTGGGAGTACGCCGGTGAAGGCAAGGCCCCGATTCTCAACAAGGAACCGCTGGTGTACGAGAACGTGCACCTCTCCACGCGGAGCTACAAGTAA
- a CDS encoding c-type cytochrome, with the protein MRRRLLALSMLLASTTPLRAQLTPPASGGDAARGLALLTNFRDSLPHHSGNGLRCISCHLDNGTRATAMPWLGSVARYPRYRSRPGYEETIERRINECIARSLAGKMLPEHGREMRDMVAYLETLRAAPRPAGVDSVKQAGRATAGRRVFTATCARCHGPNGQGLPTGPALWGAASFSIGAGMARQYTFATFVRHNMPFDHTITLTDQQAADVAAYVLRQARQDHPGKERDWPKGDAPADVAYATDGARAAGKPLPPVRPLLKRRISPDSLVK; encoded by the coding sequence ATGCGTCGCCGACTCCTCGCGCTCTCCATGCTCCTGGCGAGTACCACGCCACTGCGGGCGCAGCTGACGCCCCCCGCGAGTGGCGGCGATGCGGCCCGCGGGTTGGCGCTGCTCACCAATTTTCGCGACTCCCTGCCGCACCACAGCGGCAATGGCCTCCGCTGCATCAGCTGCCACCTCGACAACGGCACGCGAGCCACCGCCATGCCGTGGCTCGGCAGCGTGGCCCGCTACCCGCGGTACCGGTCCCGGCCGGGCTACGAGGAGACCATCGAGCGGCGCATCAACGAGTGCATTGCGCGCAGCCTGGCGGGCAAGATGCTACCGGAGCATGGCCGCGAGATGCGCGACATGGTGGCCTACCTCGAGACATTGCGTGCGGCGCCACGGCCCGCGGGCGTGGACTCGGTGAAGCAGGCCGGGCGCGCAACCGCCGGTCGGCGCGTGTTCACCGCGACGTGCGCCCGTTGCCACGGCCCGAACGGGCAGGGGCTCCCCACCGGTCCCGCCCTCTGGGGCGCGGCGAGCTTTTCGATCGGCGCCGGCATGGCGCGGCAGTACACGTTCGCCACGTTCGTGCGCCACAACATGCCCTTCGATCACACGATCACGCTCACGGATCAACAGGCCGCCGATGTGGCCGCGTATGTCCTACGTCAGGCGCGTCAGGATCATCCGGGCAAGGAACGCGACTGGCCCAAGGGCGACGCACCGGCCGATGTCGCGTATGCTACTGATGGGGCCCGCGCCGCCGGAAAACCGCTGCCTCCCGTACGGCCGCTGCTCAAGCGGCGTATTTCCCCCGACTCCCTCGTCAAATGA
- a CDS encoding NADH-quinone oxidoreductase subunit B, giving the protein MDPGSQDGWVTSRLDLLVNWARAGSLWPMPFGTACCAIEFMSTAASRFDLSRFGMERLAYSPRQADVLICAGRVPLKLAPVLRRIYQQMPQPKWVISMGACASTGGMFDNYAVVQGIDTIIPVDVYVPGCPPRPEALMHGIMMLQKKVMQERLRDSARHVEIEPDPSSQLYIPPSRIDELSEPFGNSVHQTRSAP; this is encoded by the coding sequence GTGGATCCAGGGTCGCAGGACGGCTGGGTCACCAGCCGGCTCGACCTGCTCGTCAACTGGGCGCGCGCCGGCTCGTTGTGGCCCATGCCCTTCGGCACCGCCTGCTGCGCCATCGAATTCATGTCCACCGCGGCGAGTCGTTTTGACCTGTCGCGCTTCGGCATGGAGCGCCTCGCGTACTCGCCGCGCCAGGCGGACGTGCTCATCTGCGCCGGCCGCGTGCCGCTCAAGCTCGCGCCCGTCCTGCGTCGCATCTACCAGCAGATGCCGCAGCCCAAGTGGGTCATCTCCATGGGCGCCTGCGCCTCCACCGGCGGCATGTTCGACAACTACGCCGTGGTGCAGGGGATCGACACCATCATTCCCGTCGACGTCTACGTGCCCGGCTGCCCGCCGCGCCCGGAAGCGCTGATGCACGGCATCATGATGCTGCAGAAGAAGGTCATGCAGGAGCGGCTGCGCGATAGCGCGCGCCACGTGGAGATCGAGCCCGACCCGTCGAGCCAGCTCTACATTCCGCCGTCACGCATCGACGAGCTGTCCGAACCGTTCGGCAACTCGGTGCATCAGACCCGGTCGGCGCCGTGA